In Montipora foliosa isolate CH-2021 chromosome 13, ASM3666993v2, whole genome shotgun sequence, one DNA window encodes the following:
- the LOC137982012 gene encoding uncharacterized protein, with product MFNCFLRFYLFVSVSCFVCHIMPESIVNLRKENNDIKSKISALSEEISRLKDLIQQQNSSAAPSTQEVSHSLEFLSKEYDDLIRFKTTASKELQRLSSQLTEVKIRVDAIANAIDEFQEYSFQYNVKIVGVPEVCSNEAASTTSKLCVKLFKEMGENISIEDVDTAHRVPQRNNAGNPKPIVCRFVRRLVKESLLCHRKEISNVTPVAVGLPEGSSLSSARIYDHLSPRRQAVLFQAKRVKEEFHYQYCWSKGSDICLRKDSTSRIIKLKSMADLDELKRKLATEG from the coding sequence ATGTTTAattgtttccttcgcttttatCTATTTGTTTCGGTCTCTTGTTTCGTGTGTCACATTATGCCTGAGTCTATTGTCAACCTaaggaaagaaaataacgatataAAATCTAAAATTTCTGCATTATCGGAGGAGATTTCAAGACTAAAAGATTTAATTCAACAACAAAACAGCAGTGCCGCCCCTTCTACTCAAGAAGTATCTCACAGTCTTGAGTTCCTTAGCAAGGAATATGATGACCTTATTCGCTTCAAAACCACTGCCAGCAAAGAGTTGCAACGACTCAGTTCACAACTCACTGAGGTCAAGATCAGGGTGGACGCCATTGCTAACGCCATTGATGAATTCCAAGAATATAGCTTCCAATATAATGTTAAAATAGTCGGTGTACCTGAGGTGTGTTCGAACGAAGCGGCTTCAACAACAAGTAAGCTTTGTGTAAAATTGTTTAAAGAAATGGGAGAGAATATTTCAATCGAAGATGTTGACACTGCCCATCGTGTCCCGCAAAGAAACAACGCCGGAAATCCAAAGCCTATAGTCTGCAGATTCGTGAGACGGCTGGTAAAGGAATCTCTACTGTGTCATCGGAAAGAAATTAGCAATGTAACCCCAGTTGCGGTTGGTTTACCAGAAGGGTCTTCATTGTCTTCGGCTAGAATTTACGATCATCTTTCACCAAGAAGGCAAGCAGTCCTATTCCAGGCTAAAAGGGTTAAAGAAGAATTCCACTATCAATATTGCTGGTCAAAGGGTTCCGATATTTGTTTGCGAAAAGACTCCACATCGCGCATAATCAAGCTCAAGAGCATGGCGGACCTCGACGAACTTAAACGTAAACTGGCCACTGAAGGTTAG